In one window of Anaeromusa acidaminophila DSM 3853 DNA:
- a CDS encoding MarR family winged helix-turn-helix transcriptional regulator translates to MGYYDLSHSMGRWISFIYRMSQSYVDQYFKRYNLSSGQFAFLLLLYREDGRKQDDLAKAIDMDKGTTARALAKLEASGYIVRIRDEKDRRVLRVHLTDKAREVRKPIYDVLHRWNEVSVLGLTPEENQTLLTLLRKVSLNIRDQKERGWQAPLRDVAEIPEMPPEKK, encoded by the coding sequence ATGGGTTATTATGATTTGAGCCACAGTATGGGACGCTGGATATCCTTCATTTATCGCATGTCCCAATCCTATGTGGATCAATACTTCAAACGGTACAATCTCAGCAGCGGCCAGTTCGCGTTTCTTTTGCTGCTCTACCGCGAAGACGGACGGAAGCAAGATGATCTGGCCAAAGCCATTGACATGGACAAGGGAACCACCGCTAGGGCGCTGGCTAAACTGGAAGCCTCCGGCTACATTGTCCGCATCCGCGACGAAAAAGACCGTCGTGTCTTGCGAGTACATTTGACGGATAAAGCTCGCGAAGTGCGCAAGCCTATTTACGATGTACTACATCGCTGGAACGAAGTCTCCGTGCTCGGCCTGACACCCGAAGAAAATCAAACGCTGCTGACGCTGCTGCGCAAAGTTAGTTTGAACATCCGTGACCAGAAGGAACGCGGCTGGCAGGCGCCTTTGCGAGATGTCGCCGAGATTCCTGAAATGCCCCCTGAAAAAAAGTAA
- a CDS encoding NADP-dependent oxidoreductase → MKAIVLDHFGGPDVLQLRDMPLPQPGPGEVRIAVYAAGVNPVDAKVRQGALYNRPQGQVKHTMPLILGWDAAGIIDDAGPYTSQFSVGDAVFVRPDIRRNGAYAEYLVVEENLVAPMPSNLSFVEAASLPLVGLTAWQALLEAGGLQEGWKVFIHGGSGGVGSLAIQLAKAYGAWVSTNASRANLDFVRSLGADEALDYASAEESSQHGSFDLVLDTRGGEAGRNSYQMLRPGGILVSLISKPDEQLMEKFEVQAHYVFMQPNGEQLASLGRLVEQGLIRPQVSEILPLEQAQKAHEQIETGHTRGKIVLRVRSEE, encoded by the coding sequence ATGAAAGCCATTGTTCTGGATCACTTCGGAGGACCGGACGTCCTGCAACTGCGCGATATGCCCTTGCCACAGCCAGGACCTGGCGAGGTTCGCATTGCCGTGTACGCGGCCGGCGTCAATCCAGTGGATGCCAAAGTTCGTCAAGGAGCCCTTTACAATCGCCCCCAGGGGCAAGTAAAGCACACTATGCCTCTCATCCTCGGCTGGGATGCCGCCGGTATTATTGACGATGCGGGCCCATATACCAGCCAATTCTCGGTAGGAGACGCTGTCTTTGTACGCCCTGACATCCGGCGCAACGGCGCCTATGCAGAATATCTCGTAGTAGAAGAAAATCTCGTAGCCCCCATGCCCAGCAACCTCTCTTTTGTTGAAGCCGCTTCCCTTCCCCTGGTCGGACTCACAGCCTGGCAAGCCCTTTTGGAGGCCGGTGGGCTGCAAGAAGGCTGGAAAGTATTCATTCATGGCGGCAGCGGAGGTGTCGGCTCCCTGGCTATTCAGCTTGCCAAGGCCTACGGAGCTTGGGTCAGCACAAACGCTAGCCGCGCCAATTTAGACTTCGTCCGCTCCCTCGGAGCTGATGAAGCTCTGGATTACGCTTCCGCCGAAGAATCCTCTCAGCATGGCTCTTTTGACTTAGTCTTGGACACCCGCGGCGGCGAAGCCGGACGCAATAGTTATCAAATGCTGCGTCCAGGAGGCATTTTAGTCTCCCTCATCAGCAAGCCGGATGAACAGCTGATGGAAAAATTTGAAGTCCAAGCTCATTATGTATTCATGCAGCCTAACGGCGAACAATTGGCCTCCCTTGGACGTCTGGTGGAACAAGGCCTCATCCGCCCTCAAGTCAGCGAGATCCTCCCCTTAGAGCAAGCGCAAAAAGCGCATGAGCAAATCGAAACCGGACATACGCGCGGCAAGATCGTCCTGCGGGTACGAAGTGAAGAATAG
- a CDS encoding transglycosylase domain-containing protein — MLRRLRGWSVLCLLMAAVSLVSGCGFFDFGSSDLQKNSAASTQLYDAAGNLLATLHAEENRVPVPLKEIPDNLKKAFIATEDSRFYDHPGIDVRGIARAVWVNVTSGGVAEGASTITQQLARNALLTHERTFTRKVREIFLAFELEAKYSKNEILEMYLNQIYFGEGAYGVQAAAQVYFGKDVRELSLAECAMLAGLPQRPSELSPLRNPKGAKERQQVVLDQMVKYNYLDSLSAAKAAKVELHYGGSGARKKETTASYFVDYVTQRLIEKYGARMVYSGGLKVYTTLDSDMQQAAEQALWSQLPKSHTSEGGVQQPQGALVAIEPSTGAIRAMVGGRGTDQFNRAVLAERQPGSAFKPFVYLSVLQQGVSPEARIDDRAVTFGSYAPQNYDGRFRGVVTLRQALEQSLNVVAVRLARQVGPEKIVENAEKMGITTLVKSGSVNDMTLGMSLGGLTRGVTPLELAEAYGVMANQGARAPSMAILKVVDRNGKVLEDNRPQSTQVVDSRAVSVLVDMMRGVISQGTGTGASIGRPAAGKTGTTNDYKDAWFAGFTPNLAAVVWLGADDNRSLGGITGGETPASIWRQFMKAATAKLPVKDFPGPAGGFYKGLGELGASQASQLPPEELKDAIILDGEMKPDKTKETEKGTSGAGAKDAKGQSPTLRLEDRPLEEPGGKGKAATQPPTAPPPKEAP; from the coding sequence ATGCTACGACGTTTACGTGGATGGAGCGTTCTCTGTTTGTTGATGGCTGCCGTGTCGCTAGTGAGCGGCTGCGGTTTCTTTGATTTTGGCAGCAGTGATTTGCAGAAAAACAGCGCCGCTTCGACGCAGCTGTATGATGCGGCGGGGAACTTGCTGGCGACGCTGCATGCCGAAGAAAATCGGGTGCCGGTGCCGTTGAAGGAAATTCCGGACAATTTAAAGAAAGCCTTTATTGCGACGGAAGATTCCCGATTTTATGATCATCCAGGCATTGATGTACGCGGTATTGCTAGAGCTGTCTGGGTAAACGTTACCTCCGGCGGCGTAGCGGAGGGCGCTAGCACGATTACGCAGCAGTTGGCCCGTAATGCCCTTTTGACGCATGAGCGTACGTTCACGCGCAAGGTGCGGGAGATTTTTCTAGCCTTTGAGTTGGAAGCAAAGTACTCTAAAAACGAAATTCTGGAAATGTATCTGAACCAGATTTATTTCGGCGAAGGCGCTTATGGCGTCCAGGCGGCGGCGCAGGTTTACTTTGGCAAGGATGTGCGCGAGCTGTCTTTGGCCGAATGCGCCATGCTGGCTGGCTTGCCGCAGCGTCCTAGCGAGCTGTCGCCGCTGCGCAATCCCAAAGGGGCCAAAGAGCGCCAGCAGGTTGTGCTGGATCAGATGGTTAAATATAACTACTTGGATTCCCTGAGCGCTGCCAAGGCTGCCAAGGTTGAATTGCATTATGGCGGCAGCGGGGCTCGTAAGAAGGAAACAACCGCCTCGTATTTCGTGGATTATGTGACACAGCGCCTCATTGAAAAATACGGAGCTCGCATGGTATATTCCGGCGGCTTAAAGGTATACACTACCTTGGATTCCGATATGCAGCAGGCGGCGGAGCAGGCTCTTTGGAGCCAACTGCCGAAAAGCCATACTTCGGAAGGCGGCGTACAACAGCCGCAAGGAGCATTGGTGGCTATTGAGCCTTCGACCGGGGCCATTCGCGCGATGGTGGGAGGCCGGGGAACGGACCAGTTTAACCGTGCTGTGCTGGCGGAACGGCAGCCAGGCTCGGCATTTAAGCCGTTTGTTTACTTGTCGGTACTCCAGCAGGGCGTTTCGCCGGAGGCGCGCATTGATGACCGAGCGGTTACTTTCGGCAGTTATGCGCCGCAGAACTATGATGGGCGTTTTCGCGGTGTCGTAACGCTGCGGCAAGCGTTAGAGCAGTCCCTCAACGTGGTGGCGGTTCGTTTAGCGCGGCAGGTAGGACCGGAAAAAATTGTAGAAAATGCTGAAAAAATGGGCATTACTACATTGGTGAAAAGCGGCAGTGTGAACGACATGACGTTGGGCATGTCGCTGGGGGGTCTGACGCGGGGGGTTACGCCTTTGGAATTGGCGGAGGCTTATGGCGTTATGGCCAATCAGGGGGCGCGTGCGCCTTCGATGGCGATTTTGAAGGTTGTGGATCGGAATGGTAAAGTGCTGGAAGACAATCGTCCTCAAAGTACTCAGGTCGTTGACAGCCGGGCCGTATCGGTGCTGGTGGATATGATGCGCGGCGTCATTAGCCAGGGTACCGGTACTGGAGCAAGCATTGGCCGTCCTGCGGCGGGCAAGACGGGAACTACCAACGATTATAAAGACGCTTGGTTTGCCGGCTTTACGCCGAATTTGGCGGCGGTAGTTTGGCTGGGGGCTGACGACAACCGCAGTCTGGGCGGTATTACCGGCGGGGAAACGCCAGCATCCATTTGGCGGCAGTTTATGAAAGCGGCTACAGCTAAATTGCCGGTGAAGGACTTCCCTGGTCCGGCAGGCGGCTTCTATAAAGGGCTGGGAGAGCTGGGTGCGTCCCAGGCAAGCCAACTTCCGCCGGAAGAGCTTAAGGATGCTATTATACTCGACGGAGAGATGAAACCAGATAAGACGAAGGAAACTGAAAAAGGGACGTCCGGGGCAGGCGCTAAAGACGCCAAAGGGCAGTCGCCGACGTTGCGTCTAGAAGACCGGCCGTTAGAAGAGCCGGGGGGCAAAGGGAAAGCGGCAACACAGCCGCCTACAGCGCCACCCCCTAAAGAGGCGCCTTGA
- the pdxT gene encoding pyridoxal 5'-phosphate synthase glutaminase subunit PdxT has protein sequence MMKIGVLALQGAFREHILILERCGADVREVRKAAQLEGLAGLVMPGGESTTIGKLMVEFGLVEKIKERYAEGMAIYGTCAGMILLCREIVGSDQPRLGLFDASVQRNAFGRQRESFEADLLVPEINAGEKPIRAVFIRAPYLEQVGRDVQVLAEVNGKAVIARQGKILVTSFHPELTTDDRIHQYFLQMITK, from the coding sequence CTGATGAAAATTGGCGTGTTGGCGCTGCAAGGCGCTTTTCGAGAACATATACTTATTCTGGAGCGCTGCGGCGCGGACGTGCGCGAAGTGCGCAAAGCGGCGCAGCTAGAGGGACTGGCTGGTCTCGTTATGCCGGGAGGAGAAAGTACGACCATCGGCAAGCTCATGGTGGAGTTTGGCTTGGTGGAGAAAATTAAGGAACGTTATGCCGAGGGCATGGCCATTTATGGAACCTGCGCCGGAATGATTCTTCTTTGCCGGGAGATTGTAGGCAGCGACCAGCCAAGATTAGGGCTCTTTGACGCCAGCGTACAGCGCAATGCGTTTGGGCGGCAGAGGGAAAGTTTTGAAGCGGATCTGCTTGTGCCGGAGATAAACGCCGGCGAGAAACCCATTCGCGCCGTGTTTATTCGCGCTCCGTATCTAGAGCAAGTAGGGCGGGATGTGCAAGTTTTGGCGGAGGTGAATGGGAAAGCGGTCATCGCTCGTCAAGGAAAGATCTTAGTGACTTCCTTTCATCCGGAATTGACTACGGATGACCGCATTCATCAGTATTTTTTGCAAATGATAACCAAATAA
- a CDS encoding GGDEF domain-containing protein — protein MQLDVRTLVISLMLVAGVNSLVMLLAWRYTSLMRNITGFWSLSQLLFLLGTALLALRYAIPGFFSIVVANLALLGGHAAMQEGLGYYIGQPGLYRGWTLSIVTVQLGLAAFFTYGIPSLEWRIICYSVMVAGMCVLGVLTLRENGEQEEAPKRFLRGVFFMTMGIMAIRVVAAFMEPLSYEAQAQNRLWHTLPLAGLLCLYVALSLGLFWMIMHKMSLQSQQQAETDSLTAVANRRAMDAYFAQLYLKQPGAIAVMMIDIDKFKDINDSFGHRAGDCYLVAIAQEIKKNLRPEAALFRYAGDEFLVVMQQADRQAVTVFAQTVQQKVEKLLVPWGAGEIIQTTVSLGLALSEKRANSWDELVQLADLAMYRVKSQGGNGVAWYEEEIKFTQSI, from the coding sequence ATGCAATTGGATGTGAGGACGCTTGTAATTTCCCTAATGCTGGTGGCTGGCGTTAACAGCCTGGTGATGCTGCTGGCTTGGCGTTATACTTCATTGATGCGCAATATTACTGGCTTTTGGAGCCTAAGCCAGCTGCTTTTTTTATTGGGCACGGCCTTGTTGGCGTTGCGTTACGCTATACCTGGCTTTTTTTCTATTGTCGTAGCAAATTTGGCGTTGCTTGGCGGTCATGCGGCGATGCAGGAAGGGCTGGGGTATTATATTGGCCAGCCTGGTCTTTACCGCGGCTGGACGTTAAGCATCGTGACTGTGCAATTGGGTTTGGCGGCTTTCTTTACTTATGGTATTCCTTCTTTGGAATGGCGCATTATTTGCTATAGTGTGATGGTTGCCGGCATGTGTGTTCTTGGCGTACTGACGCTGCGCGAAAACGGGGAGCAAGAAGAAGCTCCTAAACGATTTCTGCGCGGAGTCTTTTTTATGACCATGGGAATTATGGCAATTCGCGTTGTGGCTGCGTTTATGGAACCCTTGTCATATGAAGCGCAGGCCCAGAATCGTTTGTGGCATACGTTGCCTTTAGCGGGATTGCTTTGCTTGTATGTCGCCTTATCATTAGGTTTGTTTTGGATGATTATGCACAAGATGAGCTTGCAGTCTCAGCAGCAAGCGGAAACCGATTCGCTGACCGCCGTGGCGAACAGGCGAGCGATGGACGCTTATTTTGCGCAGCTGTATTTAAAGCAGCCAGGAGCAATCGCAGTGATGATGATTGATATTGACAAGTTTAAGGACATTAACGATTCTTTCGGACATCGAGCCGGAGATTGTTATTTGGTTGCGATCGCCCAGGAGATCAAAAAAAACTTGCGGCCGGAAGCGGCGTTGTTCCGTTATGCTGGTGATGAATTTTTGGTAGTGATGCAGCAAGCGGATCGGCAAGCCGTAACGGTTTTCGCGCAGACGGTGCAACAAAAGGTGGAAAAATTGCTCGTTCCCTGGGGGGCGGGCGAGATCATTCAGACTACTGTAAGCTTGGGATTGGCCTTGTCGGAGAAACGAGCCAACAGTTGGGATGAGCTGGTACAACTGGCTGACTTGGCGATGTATCGCGTAAAGAGTCAGGGCGGAAATGGCGTTGCGTGGTATGAAGAGGAAATAAAATTTACGCAAAGTATTTAA
- a CDS encoding diguanylate cyclase — MRNHPLILIADDQPMLRQMLRDALASEGYEFIEASTGHQAIDLFRQHKPDIVLLDVIMPGIDGPNACAALRALPEGHTVPILMITGRDDDQTINIAFAAGADDYITKPCNMLVLRHRVKRLLEAERHRKVIEQMAMIDGLTGLLNRRMLTQKLTQAMRSSRDSKKPLSLILLDIDHFKKINDTYGHTSGDQVLRTLSSLLQKEVGAEGFVGRYGGEEFIIVLPDTVVHAAFLLASRLLAKLQKLPIVVADAPQPLFITASLGVTQMRYQPPDTFDEFVKRADEAMYEAKTQGRCRVCQS, encoded by the coding sequence GTGCGCAACCACCCGCTGATTCTCATCGCAGATGACCAACCCATGCTGCGCCAAATGCTGCGCGATGCTTTAGCTTCAGAAGGCTATGAATTTATTGAAGCCAGCACCGGCCATCAGGCTATTGATCTTTTTCGCCAGCACAAACCGGATATCGTCCTCTTAGACGTTATCATGCCGGGCATCGACGGTCCCAATGCCTGTGCCGCCCTGCGCGCACTCCCGGAGGGACACACAGTACCCATTCTGATGATCACTGGCCGCGATGATGATCAAACCATCAACATCGCTTTTGCCGCCGGCGCTGATGATTACATCACTAAGCCTTGCAATATGTTGGTTCTGCGCCATCGGGTCAAGCGCCTTTTAGAAGCGGAGCGGCATCGCAAGGTTATTGAGCAAATGGCTATGATCGACGGCCTCACCGGCCTTTTGAATCGCCGTATGCTTACGCAAAAGCTAACCCAAGCCATGCGCAGCTCTCGCGACTCTAAAAAGCCTTTAAGTTTAATTCTTCTGGACATTGATCACTTCAAGAAAATAAACGACACCTACGGACACACCAGCGGCGACCAAGTTCTGCGAACTTTATCCTCGCTGTTGCAAAAAGAAGTGGGCGCTGAAGGCTTTGTCGGGCGCTACGGCGGTGAAGAATTCATTATTGTCTTGCCTGATACAGTAGTACATGCCGCTTTTTTACTAGCTTCCCGACTCCTTGCCAAACTCCAAAAGCTGCCTATCGTTGTTGCGGACGCTCCGCAGCCGCTTTTTATTACCGCCAGTCTGGGCGTTACCCAGATGCGTTATCAGCCCCCCGATACCTTCGACGAGTTTGTCAAACGCGCGGATGAAGCCATGTACGAAGCCAAAACCCAAGGCCGCTGCCGCGTCTGCCAAAGTTAA
- a CDS encoding tetratricopeptide repeat protein produces the protein MLGNWKKAGAVVVLACCLCLPQAFGAAKPVAKAPVVSATLLQQGDSAYAAQDYAQAETVYGAVLQQDKSAAVYVKRGNSRYAQKRYQEALEDYNQALELSPASWSWYEQRGHAYLALEQWQQAADDYAKAALNSALSPDGFIYKGRALAALGQHQKAAEAYGQAMGLLAGRADLLAARAGELMYLGEWEAALIDYDEALKRQPGQAYWLYNRGNVQRKLGRNEGAMADYNAAVQAEPKLAMAYYQLANMQAAGENVSGAIENYTKAIDAQPEQAMFWHNRGALFLRQQKESEALADFRKALSIQPEYGLAYYSKALALESLSRKQGGWGQDLLQETIGAYEQYLKYAGDDATRRDWVERRLKELRNS, from the coding sequence GTGCTCGGAAACTGGAAAAAAGCCGGTGCAGTCGTAGTGTTGGCGTGCTGCTTATGCCTGCCGCAGGCGTTTGGGGCGGCAAAACCCGTAGCGAAGGCGCCGGTGGTATCTGCGACCTTGCTGCAGCAAGGGGATAGCGCTTATGCGGCGCAAGATTACGCTCAAGCAGAAACGGTTTACGGGGCGGTGCTTCAGCAAGATAAGTCGGCAGCTGTTTATGTTAAACGCGGAAATTCCCGCTATGCCCAAAAGAGATATCAAGAGGCCTTGGAAGATTATAATCAGGCCTTGGAATTATCACCTGCTTCGTGGTCATGGTATGAACAGCGAGGCCATGCGTACTTAGCATTAGAGCAATGGCAGCAGGCGGCGGACGATTACGCCAAAGCCGCTCTCAATAGCGCGCTGTCGCCAGACGGCTTTATCTATAAAGGACGTGCGCTGGCTGCTTTGGGGCAGCATCAAAAAGCGGCGGAGGCGTATGGGCAGGCCATGGGGTTGTTGGCTGGCCGGGCGGATCTATTGGCTGCTCGGGCGGGAGAGCTGATGTATCTGGGCGAGTGGGAAGCCGCCTTGATTGATTATGACGAAGCGCTGAAACGGCAGCCCGGACAGGCATACTGGCTTTACAACCGCGGCAATGTGCAGCGGAAATTAGGACGCAACGAAGGCGCTATGGCAGACTATAACGCCGCTGTGCAAGCAGAACCGAAGCTGGCTATGGCGTACTATCAATTGGCGAACATGCAAGCGGCGGGAGAAAACGTGAGCGGTGCCATTGAAAATTATACGAAGGCCATTGACGCTCAACCGGAACAGGCTATGTTTTGGCATAATCGAGGCGCGTTGTTCTTGCGGCAGCAAAAGGAAAGTGAAGCTTTGGCGGATTTCCGCAAGGCCTTGTCCATACAACCGGAATATGGCTTAGCTTACTATAGCAAGGCGCTGGCGCTGGAAAGCCTCAGCCGCAAGCAGGGCGGCTGGGGACAGGATTTGTTGCAGGAAACCATTGGCGCTTACGAACAGTATCTCAAGTATGCCGGTGATGACGCGACGCGTCGAGATTGGGTGGAACGAAGACTGAAAGAGCTGCGTAATTCATAA
- a CDS encoding NAD(P)-binding domain-containing protein has product MRIIIIGAGRLGRALGILWKNQHEIVFFDRDEKVAQEAAAELGVAAVAAKEQLPEEAIVVLAVPGPVAAQALNTLAKLERPYAVLSVATALSRKQLDVATEEPLRSLGVKIVGQADHMAQGEHPVIVIDQGPEKLVALAKELFSSVGKTCVGVADVVTEINRIATQAALEAAVHIESTLRHKLDVCDPAVIQSAISQVAAGTLKAYAAGDLGPFARDIVRQLKKSSEGTA; this is encoded by the coding sequence ATGAGAATTATCATTATCGGTGCAGGTCGGTTAGGGCGTGCGCTAGGAATATTGTGGAAGAACCAGCATGAGATTGTCTTTTTTGACCGAGATGAAAAGGTAGCGCAGGAAGCGGCGGCGGAATTGGGAGTGGCAGCGGTTGCAGCCAAAGAGCAGTTGCCGGAGGAGGCGATCGTTGTCTTGGCGGTGCCGGGACCTGTGGCGGCGCAGGCTTTAAATACGCTAGCCAAGCTGGAGCGCCCTTATGCCGTGCTTTCCGTGGCAACGGCATTAAGCCGCAAACAGCTGGATGTAGCTACCGAAGAGCCGCTGCGTTCGTTGGGGGTAAAAATTGTCGGACAGGCGGATCATATGGCTCAAGGGGAGCACCCGGTGATTGTGATCGATCAAGGTCCGGAGAAACTGGTTGCTTTGGCGAAGGAGCTTTTTTCTTCGGTAGGCAAAACTTGCGTGGGCGTGGCGGATGTAGTGACGGAAATCAACCGTATTGCTACGCAGGCGGCGCTGGAGGCGGCAGTGCATATTGAGAGCACGCTGCGCCATAAGCTGGACGTTTGTGATCCCGCTGTGATTCAAAGCGCAATAAGCCAAGTGGCGGCAGGCACGCTCAAGGCCTATGCGGCAGGAGATTTGGGGCCGTTTGCGCGGGATATTGTACGGCAATTGAAAAAAAGTTCCGAAGGAACTGCATAA
- a CDS encoding bacteriohemerythrin, with the protein MLQWKEEYEVGVAEIDEQHQKLIDIANRVYELMRNELALDKYDQIVEILQELKEYTVYHFHFEEGLMQKAKYKKRFSHKLLHQEFLAQVEAVDLSAVDEEQDAYLVRIMDFIANWLIEHIVGEDKKVGQSVRAQ; encoded by the coding sequence ATGTTGCAATGGAAAGAAGAATATGAAGTAGGAGTAGCGGAAATTGATGAACAACATCAGAAATTAATTGACATTGCCAATCGGGTATACGAATTAATGCGTAATGAACTAGCGCTTGATAAATATGACCAGATTGTAGAAATTTTACAGGAACTGAAAGAGTATACGGTGTATCATTTTCACTTTGAAGAAGGGCTTATGCAAAAAGCAAAGTATAAAAAACGCTTTTCGCATAAATTATTGCACCAGGAATTTTTGGCGCAGGTGGAAGCGGTGGATTTGTCCGCTGTAGACGAAGAACAAGATGCATATCTTGTTCGTATTATGGATTTCATTGCCAATTGGCTGATTGAGCATATTGTTGGTGAAGACAAAAAAGTGGGCCAAAGTGTTCGGGCTCAGTGA
- the pdxS gene encoding pyridoxal 5'-phosphate synthase lyase subunit PdxS: MQEGTFRVKAGLAEMLKGGVIMDVTTPEQAKIAEEAGACAVMALERVPADIRAAGGVARMADPEVVQRIMEVATIPVMAKARIGHFVEAQILEALGADYIDESEVLTPADDKFHINKHNFKVPFVCGAKNLGEALRRIGEGAAMIRTKGEPGTGNVVEAVKHMRMVSSEIRVLQNLPEEEVASFAKNIAAPLELVWEVRKLGRLPVVNFAAGGIATPADAALMMQLGCDGVFVGSGIFKSGDPVKRAKAIVAATTYYNDPKMLAEISRDLGEPMVGIEIDVIPAHERMQERGW, from the coding sequence ATGCAAGAAGGAACTTTTCGAGTGAAAGCCGGTTTAGCGGAGATGCTCAAAGGCGGCGTAATTATGGATGTAACTACACCAGAGCAGGCGAAAATTGCAGAAGAAGCTGGTGCTTGCGCCGTTATGGCTCTGGAGCGGGTTCCTGCAGATATCCGGGCTGCTGGCGGCGTCGCCCGCATGGCGGATCCTGAGGTGGTGCAGCGGATTATGGAAGTGGCCACCATTCCGGTCATGGCTAAGGCGCGGATTGGGCATTTTGTAGAGGCGCAGATTTTAGAAGCTCTGGGGGCGGATTATATTGACGAGAGCGAAGTTCTTACGCCTGCAGACGACAAGTTCCACATCAATAAACATAATTTTAAGGTGCCTTTTGTTTGCGGAGCTAAAAACTTAGGCGAAGCGCTGCGGCGTATTGGCGAGGGCGCGGCCATGATTCGCACTAAAGGAGAGCCCGGAACGGGCAATGTAGTAGAAGCGGTCAAGCATATGCGTATGGTTTCCAGTGAAATTCGAGTGCTGCAAAATTTGCCGGAAGAAGAAGTGGCATCGTTTGCTAAAAATATAGCAGCTCCCTTGGAGCTAGTCTGGGAAGTCCGCAAATTAGGACGGTTGCCGGTAGTTAACTTTGCCGCCGGCGGTATCGCCACCCCGGCTGACGCCGCGCTGATGATGCAGCTTGGCTGTGACGGCGTGTTTGTGGGCTCCGGTATATTCAAGTCCGGTGATCCGGTAAAACGCGCCAAAGCCATAGTAGCGGCGACTACGTATTATAATGATCCTAAAATGCTGGCGGAAATCTCCCGGGACTTAGGCGAACCGATGGTGGGTATTGAAATTGATGTGATTCCGGCGCATGAGCGCATGCAGGAACGCGGCTGGTAA
- the mqnE gene encoding aminofutalosine synthase MqnE, producing the protein MKTPLDTIEAKVRAGERLTKEDGLTLFASPDIARIGYLADLVRQRISGNNVYFNVNRHVNLTNICVSRCRFCAFGRDEGDKKAYAMNQEEVLRIAKLAAQDPDLRELHIVSGLHPDWPFEYYLDVLRMLKRELPQLHLKAFTAVEIHYFSKLSGLSVAEVLKALQEAGLQSIPGGGAEILSDRVRQELCPNKATASEWLEVQRTAHKMGIRSNASMLYGHIETLEERVDHLLSLRALQDETGGFQTFICFPFHPGNTELESTHQRTSLWDELKTMAISRLMLDNFSNIKAYWVMLTLPIAQLALGFGANDIDGTVSEEKIMHAAGAKSATFLTQETIIETIRQIGRVPVERDSMYKIIRTL; encoded by the coding sequence TTGAAGACCCCCTTAGATACGATTGAGGCGAAAGTCCGGGCCGGGGAGCGGCTGACCAAGGAAGACGGGCTGACGCTTTTTGCTTCGCCGGATATTGCGCGTATTGGTTATTTGGCGGACTTGGTTCGCCAGCGCATAAGCGGCAACAATGTCTACTTTAATGTGAACCGCCATGTGAATCTGACTAATATTTGCGTTTCGCGTTGCCGGTTCTGCGCCTTTGGACGGGATGAAGGAGATAAGAAGGCGTACGCAATGAACCAGGAGGAAGTATTGCGGATTGCGAAGCTGGCCGCGCAGGACCCGGACTTGCGGGAACTGCATATTGTCAGCGGTTTGCACCCGGATTGGCCCTTTGAATACTATCTGGATGTTTTACGCATGTTGAAACGGGAATTGCCGCAATTGCATTTGAAGGCATTTACCGCTGTGGAAATTCATTATTTTTCTAAGTTATCCGGTTTGTCGGTGGCGGAAGTGCTCAAAGCCTTGCAGGAAGCTGGCTTGCAGTCTATTCCCGGCGGCGGCGCGGAAATTCTTTCCGACCGGGTGCGGCAGGAGCTGTGTCCCAACAAAGCAACCGCTTCCGAATGGCTGGAAGTGCAGCGTACAGCGCATAAGATGGGCATTCGCAGCAATGCGAGCATGCTTTACGGGCATATTGAAACACTGGAAGAACGAGTTGATCATCTGTTGTCGCTGCGGGCTTTGCAGGACGAAACAGGCGGCTTCCAGACCTTTATTTGTTTTCCGTTCCATCCCGGCAATACGGAACTAGAGTCGACGCATCAGCGGACCTCTTTGTGGGATGAGTTAAAAACAATGGCTATTTCACGCTTAATGCTGGATAATTTCTCCAATATCAAGGCTTACTGGGTGATGCTGACGCTGCCGATTGCACAGTTGGCACTCGGTTTTGGCGCTAATGATATTGACGGGACGGTCAGTGAAGAAAAAATTATGCATGCCGCTGGCGCTAAATCGGCTACCTTTTTGACGCAGGAAACGATTATTGAAACCATTCGTCAAATTGGCCGAGTTCCGGTGGAACGAGATTCTATGTATAAAATAATCCGTACCTTGTAG